DNA from Elaeis guineensis isolate ETL-2024a chromosome 2, EG11, whole genome shotgun sequence:
CATGGACCAGAAATTGCCACCTCTTATCACTGCGGTCTGGACAAAGCTTACGGGTATGTCGGAGTCCAGGGTGCTCATCAAGAAGCTGGCATGGACGAAGTACCTCGCGGAGTGGATGAAGCAAGTGAAGGCCGCCAGGAAACAGATGAGGAGGGCAATGTACTTCACCGAAGAGGTGGCTTGGCTTGTGTCGCCATAGATCACTTCGGTCATGAAGACTTTGGAGGTGCTTCCTGCCCATGTCCCGATGATGGAGCTCAGGGCAATGGAGAGAGAGGCCAGGTTGCTCGATGCCGATATATTGCTCGATATCACCTGCAGAGCTAGTCCTGTATCCTCTGGAGTCATCTGCAAAATTGCTAATCGTTCTAATTCGATCTTTTGACAATTATTTGTTTAGTTATTTGATTTCACAAAGTAAAACATGCTGCTGCATgctcttagattttttttctattgccCGTCAGGGCATTTTTAGcaacttattttcatgcatgaagagtgtttttttttttttctttttaaaagcaAAATGGTGGTTAAGTGTTAACCCACCCCTCGTTTCATATAGAAATGAAATAAGACCTGCGCATAGCAACAGAAACTTTTTAAGATGTTTTGGTAACATCACAGGGCTGAAAATGGCCTGGTGACAGGATTTGGAGGAGATAGCAAAGAAGACATGGATAGAGTCACAGAGGCGAGATAATTCGAATAAACTTATTTTAAGAACTTGGCGCAGAAAGAATTGTTTGCTTTGAAtgctcaacaaaaaaaaaaaaaaaagggaactgTTTGCATTGGTAGATAACTCGTTAAGGAGCCGAGTCATATATATGACACCCAGGCCTTACGAGCATCTTTTGGTATGATTAAGAATGTAGTTATTGAACAAGGGATGTTAGTCTACAAGAACGTTAAAAGCTTCTAGCGCTGCATATATAAAAGGAGTGGCTTCATATACTTACCTGCAACATCCGCTCGACCCATGCCCGTTTGTTATGGTTTTCATAGCCGATTACAGTAGTGTGTGGGAACCTCAGGATTCGGTATAGGAGGAAGAGATGGTAGCCAAACAAGATGGCCAAACCAGATGGAACCAATACCAAATCAATGGATCCCCTGTCCAGCAGCATTTTGCTCTTCCTTTCCCTACTTTCCTTAAATTTTGTTGAGAGATGCCATTCTAAAGAAGCTTCTTACCTCTGTATATCTTGTCATTAGCTCTGTATATATTGGCAAGCGAAGATTGTCCACTCTAATTGCTTATCTGTTCCCTAACAAGAGAAAATAAACAGCCTTTGCCTTCCAGAGAAAGGCACGAAAACTGGGAAGGGCAAGCACGTTTTAACTTGCGTAGTTGCAATGGAGGCGTTTGCTTGCACTCCAACATCTTAAATACTTTAAATactttctttaccaaaaaaaacacCCTAAATACTTTGTGTATAAATAGGGGGATttgtcagtccaaaaaaaaaaaaaaaaaggggattgGGAAAGTGACAAGATGCATCCTAGGTGGCATGTTTTTATTGAACTGTATTTGTTTTCTTAATTTATCTAAACTAGCATAAAAGTGTAGAATGATAAGTTGCTTATGGTGCGAGAACACGACACATCGATGAAAATAGGTTACCAATGGATAATTTGAGATGGGTCAGTGCTGTAGCCACCAAAGAACAATACCTGGCAACATTATTTGAACCAATTAACTCCTCTGAacgaaaaaaaaaagtacaaaaatgCCAACATTTTGGGCCAAGGCCATGTCTGGAGACTATAATAAATCTCGTTTAGTGCTATTTCAGTCAAGAAATTTGTGGTAAAACCGTGTTGAACTTTGGCAATTCTTGTCCAGGCACCAGCTCTTTTTGTACCCATTTCATTGCTCCAATGAAGTGAGGTGGTCCCAGTTTTGCTCAAAAACAGATGACTTGTGGGAAAAGACATTAGAGTACACACGTTCCAAATAAACAAATAACAGAAACGTGACGATAAATCCAAGTACAATCATTTGTTGTGGGTGAGTGTGTGCGAATTTTCCTCAGCATAGTCATCACCTTTGTGGATATTGTCTCCCTTTGAGGCTTGGTAGACTTCATAAATCTGATTGGCTTTCAATCGTTGAGAACTTAGAAAAAAGATTGGCTGGATGCACTTCTAAATTCTATTTTTGTATGGTCGGTCGCATTAATGAACTCTGTTTTTTCAAATTTGCCTATTTACTTGCTTTTTGTTTTCTGGATTCCTGACTGGTTTATCGGAACAACGGATATGATTAAAAGATCTTTCGTTTGGAAAGGCAAATCAGACGTAAGTGGTGGTTATTGTCTTGTGGATTGGATCAGGGAGGTTTGGGAGTCAAAGATTTGTGAGATTTAAATTCAGCTTTTCTTGGTAAATGGTGGTGAAAATATTTAAATGGCGGAAGTAACATGTGCAAACCTTTCATCTGGAACTCGATCTATTCCTGCTGCTTCATGGATTTTTTCCGTTTAGAAGAGCTCTTGATGAGAATGCTCTCTGTTTACACCCGTCTTATGGGAAATTCTGCACCTTATCAGACTTTTGAACACCAAAGATTCAGACCTTTGGAGATGGTCCCCTAATCATATCTTCTCTGTTAAACCTTATTATAGATTGATCCATCAGTTTTGGTGCGGGTCCTTGTGTTTGATGGCACGCAAGGAAGGAAACTGCTCATCATCTTTTCTTATCATGCCCTTACTCTTTACGACCATGAAATTTCATCAagaataaaatcaagtggaggggTGGGGCTCCTTCTCTAATAACATCTTGGAGCATTTGGAGGTGAAGGCGCATTCCTAAGAAGTTCATGATGGCATGGATATGCTTAAAGTCTCTATTTGGCAGCCTAACCATGTAAATCGAAAAGGAGGCTTAATAACAGTGAGCTCTGGTTTTCAATCAAAAAAGGAGCCCTGCTCAACAAAACAAAATTAAATAGGGAAGAAAAAAAGGGAACTCTATTCTGTTCATTGAAGTTATCTATCATCGTACAACAAATCATCCAAAGCAATTGCAACAAGAAGTCTAGAAAAGCATGCATTAACAATAGGCTCAGTACTCTCCTTCTCTCCAAGCAACCATACTGTAATTCCATTTGGCTTAGAAGCCAATAGCATCAACTGGTTTATGCCGGTTCTTCCAGAAGCCGCCATCTGCCACCAACCTAGCGGATGGCCTCACCGGCTCGGACTTGCACCGGGTGAGCACAAATGGCTGAAATGCCGGCACCAGAGCAGCAGCAACACCACTCGCTAATGTCTCTTCAACAGCCGACGGCAAGGGCGGCACTGGTGGCGGAGGTGGTAGATGCTGGGGGCTCGACTCTATGGATTGGATCACCTCCATGCTCTCAACACACCTTCCATCACCAACCTTATCAACGTTAACACATCTCCCATGATCACTGGCGCTATCAACTCCAGCCTTGCCTTTAGATTTTTTGGTTCCCCCTCCTTTGGGGGAATGGCCATCGTGATGATGATGACCATGGGGGAAGTTAGTGCTGCAGACCCATGTCTCTCTTGAGACCTCCATCGATAGCTTGGGTTCGTAAGTCATTAACAAAAGACAATCTGGTAACtcttccctcttctccttctcctcctcctcctcctcttcttcctcttccctttctcctccacctccttcctcctcttctcttctttcttcaggCACCACTCCAGCTTCTCCTGTTCTCTTCATTTTCTCAACCTCCTCAGCTTTTCTTATTTCCTCCTCCTCTAGGAATTGTTCTTTCTTCTTGTGCCCTTGTGCTTCTGCTGCTAGTTCTTCTGATCGCACTTCCATCTCTTCGCTGTCAATGATAAAGCTCCAGCAGATCCTCCCTTCTTTGTCTACACAAATGCTGGCTCTGCTTGCCTCTTTCTCGGTGGAGAAGCTATGTCTCCTTGCCTCCCTTTCAGTAGAAAAGCCatgccttcttctctccttctctttgcaAGAACTACTGCGTCTAATCCCTTCTTTATTGCATTCAGAAGAGAACCTACTGGCTCTACCTTCTTCAGTCTCTTTTTTGACtatattttcttccttctctttattGCATTCGGAAGAGCAGCTACTGGATTCTTTTCCTTTCCCATCTTTCTCGTCTCCTCTTTTAAGTGAAACGGTCTCATCATTTAAAACTTTCTCGTGTTGCTTTTCTTGTAACTCGGTTCGTGCTGCTTCCACTACTTCATTTGGGTCAGTAAGTAGAGATTCATCTAAAAATCCTGCTTCTTTGATTCCTTTCTCTTTTTCCACGCACCCTCTACCTTTCGAATCGCCCTCCTCGTCTTTCACCGATACAGATAGAGTAACTCCTTCCAAGCTTCTCTGAGTTTCACACTCCTTTCTCTCTGCTTCCCCTATTTTCGACTCTTGTCCATCTCCTTCTCCAGCCTCCTCCACCACAAGGTGCCTCCCAACTTCTTTCCTTTCCTCATTTCCATCAcccttttcctcctcctcctcttcttctgctTGAACCTTCATAGCAGGAGATCCGAACAATCGGGAAGTCAAAGCTGCCATTTTTACCGGATCAGATCTGCACCTCATGAGCAAAAGAGCATTCTTTGGTGGAACACAGACCACCTCCTCCACCCATCCCTCCTTCCCCACCTCCTCCACCTTCGCTTCCCAATCCTCCCTCTCCCTCAACACCAAATCCAGCTCCCTGTCCCTCTCCCCAACCACCAAACCTGCCATCTCGCCTCCCTCCCCCTCCTCGCTCTCCTCTATCGCCATCAGCCACCTGGCAAACACCACTCCGCAGGAACTTGCCGACCTCTTTCCCCCTCTTCCTTCTACTCCTCCCTTCTCCTCCCTCGCCTTCGACAACGAAAAGCATGGAGATCTGCCCTTTCCGCAGGGGAGGAAGCAATTGAACTCCGATCCAATTGACCTCAGTGCCTCATAGATGCTGGTAGGGAGCTGATAAACCCAACTCTGGTTTCTCGAGCattccctctcctcttctccaatgCCGTTATTTCCCTCCTGTCTTTTCCTCAAACTATCCGATCTGGACCTCAACGCCGCCCCTTCCCCCATGTTCTTTGCCTTGGATTTAACCCTAACTTGGCCAATGCACGTAACCTTGGGAGAGGAGGGCTCCGCACCGCGAAAGGCACCCCCTTTCCGTGCCGGAAACATCGGGGACTGCCCGCCCTTGAGGCTCCCGCTGCTCCTCAGCCTCCTGCTTAACGACGCAGACAGCGGCGGCGCCGCCGGGTCACGGTGGTTGCGTCCGGGGCTCGGAAGCGACCTCGCCGATGGGGCGCACATGGAGATGGACCGGGGGGTGAAACAGATGAAGAGCTCGCTCCTGCCACCACCACCTCCGCCGCCGCCACCGCTTGCACTCCGGTGGGTGGGCTGTGGTgtctctcctcctcttcctcctccgccGCCCATCGCCGGCGATCTCATGGGGCCATGTACGAGATTAGGATTAGGGTTTGGTTTCTCCGTGTCTATTCCCCAGTGGTCGGAGGAGCAGCGTGGGGGGAGCAAGACGGTATTAAGGGAGACAGGGAGGAAGCGGCACGTGAGTTAACTGCAGTCACGTGGTAGATGGAGCCCACCGCGTGCCCCTACTCCTTGGCTGTTATTGCGGGAGTACTCTCGAAAGGAAGAAaaagctttctatttttttttgctttggtaAGTTAAAATGCTTTCTGTTTGGATCAGCGTAGAGGGATCGGTGGAACTTGGCAACAATGGTTTGTAGATTGCcgtgaaaataattttatgtgcTTACTATATAGATCAACTGACATTTTACTAtaataatagaaaaaataattattatttcccTAGATCACCCTTTGATTGGATTTTCTCTTTCTTGTATGTGTTTGTGTGAACAAAGGAGCGCGAGTTGAAAGACTAGGAGATATAATTTGGTTGGCTCTGATCCCTTCACTTTGAAAAGAGTTGTATCGGCATGAGATCCACATTATTGGCATGACATCCAGCATAGCAACGACAGAGGATTTCCATTTCAAAGTATTATTGATACTTTCTTTTCCTATCATCCAATAAAGTTTCAATTTTTCTACTTTATCACATGAGGTGcaggcgctctctctctctctctctctagctatATAAGATGTTCTTAAAAATTAGATTCCAAGACAAATATAACTATATATAACTGTTATTCTATGCTGTTGGAGAGGCCTATTACTATAAATGCGTTATAAAGTTATCAACGCCCATTATTATAGCCCTTCGAGCAAATAACTATTGaatattttctcttctctcacttCCGGCCTCTTTTgtgattatgaaaaatatgaaacaATAAGTCTCAAAACGAACCGAAAAGGATCAGGCTTAAGCATCCAAGTAACCACATATAGATTCAAAGTGAAATTTTGGGCTCTTAATCTCACCCTTGGGCATGGATCATAACTCATGTTgcaaaccatatatatatatataacaaggaGCATCCAACCATGCGCACAGAATGAGCCCTTCATGCACACAGTAAAGGAACATAGCTAATTAAAAAACAATGAGTGGAAGGAAGGTAATgcgggaaagaaagaaagcatcGGCAACGCCATTATTCCCTGGCTCTGCACGCAGTGCCCTGGCAAAAGGGACCTATCATGCCTTTATTGATCTGTCCATGTGGACGGTAGCTTGACATATATGAAACCTGTTAAACTGCTGAAGTACATAGGGAGCTGGGCTGGACCACTCCCGAATGATCAGACGGTCGTCCTCACTTGCTGTTGGGTGGTCCTCTTCGACAGTCAAGGTGGTCGGAAAGCGTGACAGCCAGCCATGTTGGTACATTGGAAAGCTGAGCATGTTTGCATTGGATGCCACGACAGTGCATTCATAATTACCAGAATAATAATACCGGAAACACGGTGGTGGGTGGGGAGAGATTCCAGAGAGAGAATGCTGGTCCGTGGTCACACGGGCGTCTAATCTGTGCCCTTGTGGAGAACTTGGGGCAGTTCCCCAGTGGGAGAGATAGAGACAGAGATCTATGGTATCATCACTGGATGCCGTTTCTAGCACGGTGGTCGAGGGGTCGCAACCCTAGAATCCATCACGGGGGTTGATGGCTGACGTTAAAACCTTCGGCTCCCTTTGCACGAGTATTGTGGTTTTCTTAAACTTTTTGGTTATTGGGCTTTGACCGGTCATGGGGCGCCAAGCCAACAAATAAACCACAGGACAACGAGCTGCTCCCGACGTAGGGATGGCAACGGACGAAGTTTGAATCGAACATTTTACTATCCaccatcaaatttaaatttaatatttaatatttaaattttatctgatatctgattgaataaaaaaaagagatatcatCTTCGTATTCAATGGATTCGAAGATATCCATAGATGATTCATTTTTTCATATCCAATCCATATTCATTCCATATTCAtctcatattcaaaaaaataaataatcaaaataattttatatatattattaattaaaatagaatTAACAATTTAATATAGAACAAAATTTATAAATccaaatttataaaaatcaaacataaaaataaaattacaattcaacacgaaatatataaacaatcaaaataattttatgaatattattaaccaaaacagaattataaacatatatattcggatatggattcgAATATGGATTCCGATATTATCTATATGTAGGTTCGGATGGAATTCGAATTCGGATTTGAATAGAAAGCAGCACTATTCATATCCTACGTACGTCCGTACTATAGTTTTCATATTttatccaaatcttaattcaaagtcgatcaaattttatttttcgaATTTGATCGAATTTGAATAGGATGTATATTCATCGGATCGGATCGATTTTGTCATCTCTATCTCGATGGAGATTCAACCACTACGCAAACATAATCCAAAGCAAGATTTAAAATAATGACCATTGGAGGATCTTTACTTAAGACGATCTTATGCGCGCACAAAGAGCAATGCTGGAACattaaatatgaaaaattatgatcggcTGTAGACCAAAGTATCTTAAGTCCGGGGCGGCCTCGCTGGCCAGTGGCCACCACCCAGGCATGTGGCTCTTCAACGGGCGCTGAGTCATCACTGTCGATGATTCTTCCAAGTTGTTCTTTTAGTTTAACCAGGATAGCTTCTCCAGTTTGTTTATTCATCACGTTTCGTTATAATTTTTGTGTTTTatcttatattaatttaatgaaaTTGCATAGAGGACAAACTTCTCTGCATAGATTAAACATATATTTTGTGCTGAGTTCAGATTTGCTGTTCTTGAGAATATCTTATGCTATAGATGCTTGCACTCTGCTCACGGTTTGCTCTTCTTTTGGCATGGCTTTGTATAGGAGCTGATAGGATGGTTCACATGGACATGTGACACTATGGGATGGAGTTGCTATTATGTGTTTCAGTGATATGCATGTGATAGGTATGAAAGCATTGTTTGTTGTGATGAACCCATGCATGATTCACATATATGCCTTGTCTCTGTAGCAACCTCAGTTTCATATTCAAAAATGTTATGTTCGATGTTATATCTATGCATGAAATAGCTTCTCAAGTTGAAGAATTCACATAATCAACAAAGGTTGTCATTAGTTGTCACAATTTGCAATCTTGATTCAAAATACACTTATCTCTATcaatattgcttgctgttgagAATTTGAGTTGCATGCTCGTAAGGCTCGTTATGTAAATTCTATTGCACCAAGAATACACCTCACTGGGCTCAATACGATGTATATGTGTTGTTACATGTATGTTTGATAGAAAGAACAGATCCCACGCATGAGGTAAAAAATAAATGTATTTACTAATATACATAATCGAAAAGCTTACAATTAGATGGGATTAGAGCCCTCTATGCTTTTTGTTAGGTCAGGCAAATATGGTTATGTTGTGCAATGGTCATCTTCGTGTGCGTTGCATATAAGGCTATTTGTGCTCAAGCTGACTAGGTAACATACATTcaaatttattaatcaataaGCTTCTTGTAATGTTGATCAGGCTTCTATTAATCTTTGGGAGGCCATAGTTCTCAAGTGTGACTTATCTTTTAATTGAGCTAGAAATAAAACTCAGAGGATGCTTGGTTCATGACCGAAATCGAAGTCAGAAGTAGATTGAGATTAAAATAGCCATATCTCCTAAAATATTTAGATTGTGATTGACATTGGAATCAAAATAAAGGTTTGAATCTTTCTTGGAGAGTTAGATTTGGATTTTAGGAAGACTGAACCTTTTCCATTCTATCAtaaaatcagaattgaaatagaACTCTTTCTAACTAAATACTTAGAATAGGAGTCACACATTCTTATTCTCATTTCAAACCCCAACTCTTCCAAACCAAACACCCTCTTAAGCTTTGTAATCAAACAAACTCAATCAAATCTATTATTAACCCAAAATTGAATTGTTTGAGTAGCTTGATATATTTGCAGCAGTAACCAAATTGACATGTGACAAGAATCAAGATCTAGTTTTTCTAATGCTTCACCCTTTTCATATGTCaccttttgatattttaaaagcttaaaatttttctttagtGCGTCAATCATCATTTATACATTCAAAACCTCATAAGCTAACAGTGTTGCTATAATTTTTGCATGAAAAGAATAGATGTCGGTGGTCTCATGTGATGAAGCATCAACAAATGTTATCTCATTAAATAGatgtattcttctttttttttttttttttctctctcctcttctatgagcaaaaaaaaaataattacaatatATCTTTTATAAAAGAAGAGATATGTGACTACAACAAAAATGATCCGGTGGTGTCCGACAAGCTCTTAACTATCAAACTATgacttatattattaatatataaaaataatttatttaacttattaatatttatttatatcattaaataaataatattaacaatatatataaaataatatatattattaaatcaAGCTCTatgtaaaaattaataatttaaaatttagtgacagttttttaaaatttcttaaattatgatattatttatcagTATATGAGTTAAATGTCATAATAGCAGTTATGATTTTCGATACTGCAAGTTATATgccataaaataaaattttatagtaatatttataataaaatattattaataaaaaatatttattgaaagatagtggtatttttatcaaaatataataaaaaaaattagcatcataTAATAAGAAATGCCATGAGCAATTTGccgtcaaaaattatttttgttgtagTGTGTACTGAGCATCCAGGAGATGGACAAATAGTAACATTTTAGTTGAAATGAAAGATTACTAGCAAATAGTTCTTGTTGAAACAATGTCGAATATTTGAAGACATTGAGTATCACGTATCCCCAACCTTAATTGAATTATGATGTCAACTCAATTTTTTGCTCGGTATCCTCAGGCCATGGTTCTAAAAAAGAGAAATTATGATGGTAGATTTATTCATACATGGTActatttttcatatttattttcagGATTTTTTTCCCTGGTGAGCTCCAGAGATGTGTTGTTAATCCAGTCATGTTGTAATGAAACTTAAAATGAGTATAAGGCCGAGTTTGATCAAATCCTTTGGAGAAATAAGAGGACATAAATGAAGTTCCAATAACATTTTAGGTAAAACCAGACAGCAAGTTAGTCATTTGGGTGCCTATTATACCTCAGTTAAATGAAGAAGCTAAAATCATAGAACACACGGACACCAAGAAATTAACAAGAATCTTCCACAGATAAGCTAGGATATTCATAGACCATTCCGAAAACGCCATAAAACTAAATAAAAAAGGGCCACCTTTTAGGAAGAACAGTAACAAATGAGAAAGAGAGGGACAGAGTAATGAACCCATCAAACCTGGCCGGCCCGAACCATAAAATCCAGGTCGCGGGCCGGCCCTTTCCCAGCTCAGCTGTAAGAGGCCTCCAGAGTTCCAATAGGGAAGGTCAGCTTCGGAAGCACGCGACGCCGCTGGCCCAAAATTAAACACCGCCTCAGCCCAAGGGCAATATGGTCATTCCACTTTCCCGAGACGCTTCCCACATCCTATAAGGAAGGGTTAGGGGCCCACGTAACCTCCTCCCCACGCATGCCCGTTTCAAGAACCCTCCATGTTTTTAAATCCATCTAGCTCTAACGATCCTTTCCTCTGCCCTTCGCCCCCTCCTCTCTACCTTCGCCAAGAAAACAAAAGCGAAAGCGATAGCGAAGGAGGGATCAAGAAGCCGAGATAGAGCGTAGAAGTGACGAGACTGATATAGCCTTCGGTCGAGAGGGGAGAGAATGATGCAAATGCTTGGCTTTCGAGGGGGCTCGTCCTCCTCGCCCGCCTCTTCGTCGAAGGAGAAGGGGCCACCGCCGCGGAGATCCGACGCTGCTGCGGCTTCTTCGCCGTCCTCCTCGCCCGCCACCGTGGGGCCGGCGAGGCCCCTCCGCCTCGTCTACTGCGACGAGAAGGGGAAGTTTCGGATGGACCCGGAGGCCGTCGCCACCCTCCAGCTTGTCAAGGGCCCCGTCGGCGTCATCTCCGTCTGCGGACGCGCCCGGCAGGGCAAGAGCTTCATCCTTAACCAGGTTCTTTTCGAATTCtatttcaattcttgtttttccTTCTTGATCCTAGCCCGGTCGAGAATTCTAGGGtttgttcttcttcttgcttTTTTATTTGTTCTTGTTGAATTTGATTAAGGATAGCGCTAAGGATGGAGAATTTTGGGTCGTTGATGGGAAGCTTTGTAAAGCTGTCTCCTTTCTTTGATAAAAACTTGATGATATGCTCTGTTTGTATGTGAATTTTGTGAGGGCAGAACCAATTTGAATGGTTAGTTTGGTGGAATGATCTGAGTCTTTTATCCCTTgggttttgatttaaaaattacaaAGTTATGGTTAACCAACTTAAAATTCAAACATTCAGAACTTTGCGTGACATACTACAAGAAGTAATTTTGGTGAGAGTAGTTTCTCAAACAACGGAAGCTAACTACAAAAAACCAGTTTTCTGCACCGATACTAGACCATGGTTTGTTAAAGTCTGGATGGTTTCTCTGTTTAAAAGACCATGAAACCATCGTCTGACCACCAACTTGCATTAGGAAAAAGGGATTTCCAGTGGCTTTACTATTGGCATCAAATTTGGCATGGAATTTGCCCAGTAATTATTATCTTGAC
Protein-coding regions in this window:
- the LOC105043442 gene encoding uncharacterized protein — translated: MLLDRGSIDLVLVPSGLAILFGYHLFLLYRILRFPHTTVIGYENHNKRAWVERMLQMTPEDTGLALQVISSNISASSNLASLSIALSSIIGTWAGSTSKVFMTEVIYGDTSQATSSVKYIALLICFLAAFTCFIHSARYFVHASFLMSTLDSDIPVSFVQTAVIRGGNFWSMGLRAMYFATTLLLWIFGPIPMFLCSVFMVVILHFLDTSSTPLHQYQFSSNKRWVKRVDRPLRNIQCNPLYSPSWNIS
- the LOC105043451 gene encoding uncharacterized protein, which codes for MRSPAMGGGGGRGGETPQPTHRSASGGGGGGGGGRSELFICFTPRSISMCAPSARSLPSPGRNHRDPAAPPLSASLSRRLRSSGSLKGGQSPMFPARKGGAFRGAEPSSPKVTCIGQVRVKSKAKNMGEGAALRSRSDSLRKRQEGNNGIGEEERECSRNQSWVYQLPTSIYEALRSIGSEFNCFLPCGKGRSPCFSLSKAREEKGGVEGRGGKRSASSCGVVFARWLMAIEESEEGEGGEMAGLVVGERDRELDLVLREREDWEAKVEEVGKEGWVEEVVCVPPKNALLLMRCRSDPVKMAALTSRLFGSPAMKVQAEEEEEEEKGDGNEERKEVGRHLVVEEAGEGDGQESKIGEAERKECETQRSLEGVTLSVSVKDEEGDSKGRGCVEKEKGIKEAGFLDESLLTDPNEVVEAARTELQEKQHEKVLNDETVSLKRGDEKDGKGKESSSCSSECNKEKEENIVKKETEEGRASRFSSECNKEGIRRSSSCKEKERRRHGFSTEREARRHSFSTEKEASRASICVDKEGRICWSFIIDSEEMEVRSEELAAEAQGHKKKEQFLEEEEIRKAEEVEKMKRTGEAGVVPEERREEEEGGGGEREEEEEEEEEEKEKREELPDCLLLMTYEPKLSMEVSRETWVCSTNFPHGHHHHDGHSPKGGGTKKSKGKAGVDSASDHGRCVNVDKVGDGRCVESMEVIQSIESSPQHLPPPPPVPPLPSAVEETLASGVAAALVPAFQPFVLTRCKSEPVRPSARLVADGGFWKNRHKPVDAIGF